The Polyangiaceae bacterium genome includes a region encoding these proteins:
- a CDS encoding chemotaxis protein CheW, giving the protein MTEPAQSPDARTRVRARCIAVRVGNGLYGLPVEHVQEVIAMRSITRVFHAPAALAGVTNLRGEVLPVLELGVLLGAEAEAPTADARIIVVREPSGQKRRAGLRVDELSGLRDVPAELGAAPSTAGERARAAIRGVIDEPPPCAVLEVPALLDSPLLAELGGRAGGGA; this is encoded by the coding sequence GTGACTGAGCCCGCTCAGAGCCCGGACGCGCGCACCCGCGTGCGCGCCCGCTGCATCGCCGTCCGCGTGGGCAACGGCCTGTACGGCTTGCCCGTGGAGCACGTGCAGGAGGTGATCGCGATGCGCTCCATCACCCGGGTGTTCCATGCCCCTGCCGCTCTGGCCGGCGTGACCAACCTGCGTGGCGAGGTGCTTCCGGTGCTCGAGCTGGGCGTGCTGCTCGGCGCAGAGGCGGAGGCGCCCACCGCGGACGCACGCATCATCGTGGTGCGAGAGCCGAGCGGTCAGAAGCGTCGCGCGGGGCTGCGCGTGGACGAGCTGTCGGGGCTGCGCGACGTGCCCGCCGAGCTCGGTGCCGCGCCGTCCACCGCCGGGGAGCGCGCCCGCGCCGCGATTCGCGGCGTGATCGACGAGCCGCCGCCCTGCGCGGTGCTCGAGGTGCCGGCCCTGCTCGACTCGCCGCTCCTCGCGGAGCTCGGCGGGCGCGCCGGGGGCGGCGCCTGA
- a CDS encoding ATP-binding protein has product MFVGRAPELAVLGKAHAADEAGFIPIYGRRRVGKSELILQFLKGARGIYVVGKTAPAALQIRELLLEAARVLDEPLLAELPAESWKAALGHVVERWKGPGKLVLALDEFQWMVKASPELPGVLQELWDRSWKRSGKVLLILCGSYVGFMEREVLGKQSPLFGRRTAQILLRPFGFKEAAELHPRWSVDDRARAYFVCGGVPFYLSLLDPKRSLEKNLCETLLGEHGPLFREPDFLLREELREVESYYAVLLALAAGEDQIPAIARRAGVPERNMHYYLGQLTELGYVARRFPLTASRPAARHVRFRIDDPLLRFWFRFVFPNLSRASRLGPERAFRELVRPELDAYFGACFERMCREALGEIYAREDVSAGYEVGEYWDKRVQVDVVSLRRDNWVDLGECKWGAVRSVPALLGELEQKLTLYPSPRGATLGRLLFVRHKPKAMPELPSGTRCYDLGELYA; this is encoded by the coding sequence ATGTTCGTCGGGCGAGCGCCGGAGCTGGCCGTCCTCGGGAAAGCCCACGCCGCGGACGAGGCGGGCTTCATCCCCATCTACGGCCGCCGCCGCGTGGGCAAGAGCGAGCTGATCCTCCAGTTTCTGAAGGGTGCTCGCGGCATCTACGTGGTGGGCAAGACGGCGCCGGCGGCGCTGCAGATCCGCGAGCTCCTGCTGGAGGCCGCGCGCGTGCTCGACGAGCCGCTGCTCGCCGAGCTCCCCGCGGAGAGCTGGAAGGCGGCGCTCGGGCACGTCGTCGAGCGCTGGAAGGGCCCCGGCAAGCTGGTGCTCGCGCTCGACGAGTTCCAGTGGATGGTCAAGGCGAGCCCCGAGCTCCCCGGCGTGCTGCAGGAGCTCTGGGATCGGAGCTGGAAGCGCTCCGGCAAGGTGCTGCTCATCCTGTGCGGCTCCTACGTCGGGTTCATGGAGCGTGAGGTGCTCGGCAAGCAGAGCCCGCTCTTCGGGCGGCGCACGGCGCAGATCCTGCTCCGTCCCTTCGGCTTCAAGGAGGCCGCAGAGCTCCACCCGCGCTGGTCGGTGGACGATCGAGCCCGCGCCTACTTCGTGTGCGGAGGCGTGCCCTTCTACCTCTCGCTCCTCGACCCGAAGCGTTCGCTCGAGAAGAACCTGTGCGAGACCCTGCTCGGCGAGCACGGGCCGCTGTTCCGTGAGCCCGACTTCCTGCTGCGCGAAGAGCTCCGCGAGGTCGAGAGCTACTACGCGGTGCTCTTGGCGCTGGCGGCGGGCGAGGACCAGATCCCGGCCATCGCGCGGCGCGCCGGTGTGCCGGAGCGCAACATGCACTACTACCTGGGCCAGCTCACCGAGCTCGGCTACGTAGCGCGCCGCTTCCCGCTGACGGCGTCTCGGCCCGCGGCGCGGCACGTCCGCTTTCGCATCGACGACCCCCTCTTGCGGTTCTGGTTTCGTTTCGTGTTCCCCAACCTGAGCCGCGCCAGCCGGCTGGGACCGGAGCGGGCGTTTCGCGAGCTCGTTCGCCCCGAGCTCGACGCCTACTTCGGCGCCTGCTTCGAGCGCATGTGCCGCGAGGCGCTCGGCGAGATCTACGCCCGCGAGGACGTCTCGGCGGGCTACGAGGTCGGCGAATATTGGGACAAGCGCGTGCAGGTGGACGTGGTGAGCCTGCGCCGGGACAACTGGGTCGATCTCGGCGAGTGCAAGTGGGGCGCGGTGCGCTCCGTGCCCGCCCTGCTCGGCGAGCTGGAGCAGAAGCTCACGCTCTACCCGAGCCCGAGGGGCGCGACGCTCGGCCGGTTGCTCTTCGTGCGACACAAGCCCAAGGCGATGCCCGAGCTCCCCTCCGGCACGCGCTGCTACGACCTCGGCGAGCTCTACGCCTGA
- a CDS encoding thiazole synthase translates to MSSEDLLQIGEHSFRSRLFVGTGKYKSVEETRAALEASGAEVVTVALRRVNLQDRGEGSLMQLLLSKRWTLLPNTAGCFTADEAVRTLRLARELGIADLVKLEVIGDPRTLYPDNEQTVEAARLLVKEGFTVLPYCIDDPIVCKKLEDAGCAAVMPLAAPIGSGLGIRNPYNLRIILEQAKVPVIVDAGVGTASDAAVALELGCHGVLMNTAIAEAKDPVLMATAMREAVSAGRKAFLAGRMPKRLYANASSPSAGLIE, encoded by the coding sequence ATGTCCAGCGAAGATCTGCTGCAGATCGGAGAGCACAGCTTCCGCTCGCGCTTGTTCGTCGGCACCGGCAAGTACAAGAGCGTGGAGGAGACCCGCGCCGCGCTCGAGGCCTCGGGGGCCGAGGTGGTGACGGTGGCCCTCCGGCGCGTGAACCTGCAAGACCGCGGCGAAGGCTCGTTGATGCAGCTCCTCTTGAGCAAGCGCTGGACGCTCTTGCCCAACACCGCCGGCTGCTTCACGGCCGACGAGGCAGTGCGCACGCTGCGCTTGGCGCGGGAGCTCGGCATCGCGGACTTGGTGAAGCTCGAGGTCATCGGCGATCCGCGCACGCTCTACCCGGACAACGAGCAGACGGTCGAGGCCGCGAGGCTCCTGGTCAAGGAGGGCTTCACGGTGCTGCCGTACTGCATCGACGATCCCATCGTGTGCAAGAAGCTCGAGGACGCCGGCTGCGCGGCGGTGATGCCCCTGGCGGCCCCCATCGGTTCGGGCCTGGGCATCCGCAACCCGTACAACCTGCGCATCATCCTGGAGCAGGCGAAGGTGCCGGTGATCGTGGACGCGGGGGTCGGCACCGCCAGCGACGCCGCGGTGGCCCTCGAGCTCGGCTGCCACGGCGTCTTGATGAACACCGCAATCGCCGAGGCCAAGGATCCGGTGCTGATGGCGACGGCCATGCGCGAGGCGGTCAGCGCCGGCCGCAAGGCGTTCCTGGCCGGGCGCATGCCGAAGCGGCTCTACGCCAACGCCTCCAGCCCCAGCGCCGGCCTGATCGAGTGA